The following coding sequences are from one Aethina tumida isolate Nest 87 chromosome 2, icAetTumi1.1, whole genome shotgun sequence window:
- the LOC109597568 gene encoding uncharacterized protein LOC109597568, which produces MSVRSLQILTFLISTFLLSEAVKPPGYVKPPEIPDKNPPKYEYGYSIDDQKGARQGKLEQRDGIYALGGYYVQGSDSKQDVKYFADDWGYHPYVEYSNKGPHSLARAQFALGAEALQLKNKENEFSTKDQINQNVNRQQKSNGLLQQQLPQNPVQQPILLQHEILPQPAALQQVLIPQQPQPLIDGQSPESQQYSLQPQLLSDLEQPQQLILIQQQLPLQQQQQIFLQQPLNPENNPSEVPQEILNQPQQISISHGQSQQGLVQVNQHQTENNQESKELVQNIQFTQHITNENINNNQEVELNQLNAGNYGEKINGASKLIESTKNLITGEDVLKLNEAISEKSETTVESTTAKSVVSEYNTEEAISTLLTRVQVNYDGESNTIAPTTEINLEKEPIVVADYEDNSIKSTTVKYSETTNEGYSTTTNGVDNESNDYGSTPAPDVLVTPRPIGSNFLAPITAGVQLQSIEESKSANNNKHYFVEIQKSLPYYLGKYEFIQNPAVYNEQQSIHQNISVEQKAMENIELGNTLLYFPINDKPRAEALVQQLPQVNINQQFSQERFNVQQLPKPLIENKFNPKVELTKSETKDTNIASSEENKNVQSQHVYYNILESAEQYNQENLKAQQIYEGQNYQQVVQVPVVVQKVVEKPVPYPVVQTKIVEKPVPVTKYVKQPYPVEVPVHIPIHVPYPVEKQVPIAVPVEKIVEKPIHITKYVEKPVHIPQPYPVEKIVEKPVEVTKYVDRPYPVEVRVPHPVPYAVEKLVQVPVQVPVEKPVPQYIEKIIEKPVAQYINTPYPVGESNGQNIYGQQYLNVDFSKFIQKPVAVSHVRISQGNRGQPGKYTKTGTKVQSKNHGRLEQYTQQSQQQQTVVYNNPYAYAPTHLKHYIPPKQELLLTKGYVPPKLSTNGYLPPKSDCEQQLAALRNLYFTIKHDDYIGLLPPKQSSRNVKFPRKLRQARSNFNDNPRVEYGFMPPLVPSLEIDENGKPIEKGDK; this is translated from the exons ATGTCTGTGCGTTCGTTGCAG ATATTAACTTTTCTAATATCTACATTTCTATTGTCGGAGGCGGTGAAGCCACCTGGATATGTGAAGCCACCTGAAATACCCGATAAG AATCCCCCTAAATACGAATATGGATATAGCATAGATGATCAAAAAGGTGCTAGACAAGGAAAGTTGGAACAAAGAGATGGAATATATGCATTGGGagg TTATTATGTTCAGGGATCAGACTCAAAACaagatgtaaaatattttgctgATGATTGGGGGTACCATCCATATGTTGAATATAGCAACAAAGGACCACATAGTTTAGCAAGAGCACAATTTGCCTTAGGAGCTGAAGCTCTTCAGCTAAAAAACAAAgag AATGAATTCTCAACAAAAGATCAGATTAATCAAAATGTCAACCGCCAGCAAAAATCTAATGGTCTTCTCCAACAACAATTACCTCAAAATCCTGTACAACAACCTATATTGTTGCAACATGAAATTTTGCCCCAACCTGCTGCACTACAGCAAGTATTAATTCCACAACAACCTCAACCCCTAATTGACGGGCAGTCACCGGAAAGTCAGCAGTACTCACTGCAGCCCCAACTGTTATCTGATCTGGAACAACCTCAACAACTAATATTGATTCAGCAACAACTACCATtgcaacaacaacagcaaatTTTTCTTCAGCAACCACTCAATCCTGAGAACAATCCTTCGGAAGTACCTCAGGAGATACTTAATCAACCCCAGCAAATATCAATATCCCACGGACAATCACAACAAGGACTAGTCCAGGTGAATCAACATCAAACAGAAAACaatcaagaatctaaagagttggtacaaaacattcaatttaccCAACACATCACCAAcgaaaacattaataacaatCAAGAGGTCGAACTAAACCAATTAAATGCGGGTAATTAtggagaaaaaataaatggagCTAGTAAACTAATTGAATCAACTAAAAATCTTATAACAGGAGAAGATGTGCTTAAATTAAACGAAGCAATCTCTGAAAAAAGTGAAACCACTGTTGAATCGACTACAGCTAAATCAGTTGTGTCCGAATACAATACTGAAGAAGCAATTTCAACTTTACTAACCAGAGTTCAAGTTAATTATGATGGAGAGTCTAATACTATAGCTCCTACCACTGAAATAAACTTAGAGAAGGAACCGATTGTCGTTGCAGATTATGAGGACAACAGTATTAAATCCACTACTGTGAAATACTCTGAGACTACTAATGAGGGGTACTCCACAACTACCAATGGGGTTGATAATGAATCCAATGATTATGGTTCAACACCAGCTCCAGACGTGTTGGTAACACCACGACCAATTGGATCAAATTTTTTGGCACCCATCACTGCAGGAGTGCAATTACAGAGTATTGAGGAGTCGAAATctgcaaataataataaacattatttcgttgaaattcaaaaaagtCTACCGTACTACTTAGGAAAGTATGAGTTCATACAAAATCCGGCTGTATACAATGAACAGCAAAGTATTCATCAAAACATTAGCGTTGAACAAAAGGCAATGGAAAATATTGAGCTAGGAAATACTTTACTGTACTTTCCCATTAATGATAAACCTAGAGCAGAAGCTTTAGTGCAGCAATTACCACAAGTCAATATAAATCAGCAGTTCTCGCAAGAGAGGTTCAATGTTCAACAGTTGCCAAAACcgttaattgaaaacaaatttaaccCAAAGGTTGAACTGACGAAAAGTGAAACTAAGGATACTAATATTGCAAGTTCTGAGGAAAACAAAAACGTTCAGTCGCAACATGTTTATTACAACATTTTAGAATCTGCCGAACAATATAACCAAGAAAACCTGAAAGCACAACAAATTTACGAAGGTCAGAACTATCAACAGGTTGTTCAAGTTCCTGTTGTTGTACAAAAGGTTGTGGAGAAACCTGTTCCGTACCCTGTAGTTCAGactaaaattgttgaaaagcCTGTACCGgtaacaaaatatgtaaagcAACCTTACCCTGTCGAAGTTCCTGTTCACATTCCAATTCATGTTCCCTATCCAGTTGAAAAGCAAGTTCCCATTGCAGTACCTGTGGaaaaaattgtggaaaaacCTATCCACATTACAAAATACGTGGAGAAACCTGTCCATATTCCTCAACCTTACCCCGTAGAAAAAATAGTGGAGAAACCAGTGGAGGTTACCAAGTACGTTGATAGGCCGTACCCTGTGGAGGTTAGAGTCCCCCACCCAGTTCCTTACGCAGTGGAGAAGCTTGTTCAAGTACCAGTACAAGTACCAGTTGAAAAACCTGTACCAcagtatatagaaaaaattattgagaagCCTGTTGCTCAATACATAAATACACCTTATCCGGTGGGAGAATCTAATGGTCAAAACATTTACGGACAACAATACCTAAATGTTGACTTCTCCAAGTTTATTCAAAAACCTGTAGCCGTCTCTCACGTTCGTATTTCACAAGGAAATCGTGGGCAGCCtggaaaatatactaaaactgGAACGAAAGTTCAGTCCAAGAATCACGGTCGACTTGAACAATACACGCAACAatcacaacaacaacaaacggTGGTTTACAATAATCCTTACGCGTACGCTCCTACACATCTGAAGCACTACATCCCACCTAAGCAAGAGCTCCTCCTGACGAAAGGTTACGTACCACCAAAGTTGTCCACTAATGGATACTTGCCCCCTAAGAGCGACTGTGAGCAACAACTCGCCGCCTTAAGAAACCTCTATTTTACCATAAAACACGACGACTACATCGGTTTGCTTCCGCCGAAGCAAAGCTCCAGAAACGTCAAATTCCCAAGAAAATTACGGCAGGCCAGATCGAATTTCAACGACAATCCCAGGGTTGAGTACGGTTTTATGCCGCCGTTAGTGCCCTCTTTAGAAATCGATGAAAATGGGAAGCCTATTGAGAAGGGAGATAAATAA